Proteins from a single region of Neomonachus schauinslandi chromosome 10, ASM220157v2, whole genome shotgun sequence:
- the MRPL30 gene encoding 39S ribosomal protein L30, mitochondrial, with protein MQRLVIFPLFFFHSPQKRTVTTLMAGILRSIVQRLPGRLQTVTKGVESLICTDWIRHKFTKSRIPDKVFQPSPADHEKYGGDPQHPHKLHIVTRIKSTKRRPYWEKDIIKMLGLEKAHTPQVHKNIPSVNAKLKVVKHLIRIKPLKLPQGLPAEEDMSNTCLKSTGELVVRWHLNPIDQEAVKS; from the exons ATGCAGCGGTTggtgatctttcctcttttcttctttcattcg CCTCAGAAGAGAACAGTCACCACACTCATGGCAGGGATTTTGCGCTCAATAGTTCAGAGGCTCCCAGGCAGACTCCAA ACTGTGACAAAAGGTGTGGAGTCTCTTATTTGCACGGATTGGATTCGTCACAAATTTACCAAGTCAAGAATTCCAGATAAA GTATTTCAGCCTTCACCTGCAGATCATGAAAAATACGGTGGGGATCCACAGCACCCTCATAAACTGCATATTGTTACcagaataaaaagtacaaaaagacgTCCATATTGggaaaaagatataataaagatgCTTGGATTAGAAAAA gcACATACTCCTCAAGTTCACAAGAATATCCCTTCAGTGAACGCAAAACTGAAAGTGGTTAAACATTTGATAAG GATCAAGCCCCTGAAGTTGCCCCAAGGACTTCCAGCAGAGGAGGACATGTCTAACACGTGCCTCAAGAGCACTGGGGAATTAGTGGTGCGGTGGCATCTAAACCCCATAGACCAGGAAGCAGTTAAGTCCTAA